agttcactaaagtttttaaaagttcactaaaaaagttttgttcagcgtttggttgtagTAAAACATCTATCAATGAGTCAGATGATCAATTTTTCTAGTGAGTACATTTGTACTACTACATTTTCGAGTTTCGAGTATTATCAGCTTTTGAGAGATTACATCTCTAACGGTGTATTTCACCCCAGCCTATCCATCCATAAGGCTAGAGTGCTTCAGATCACACCTAACATCCGTCTGTTCTGTATGGAACTACAACTCTTTGTCTCTATTTCTAAGATAACAATGACCAAAAATCTATCACAATCcgtggttaacagtgataatgctaatgctaattttcgctagcgaaaacAGGCCTAAATCtgttaaaacaaatgtttttcctcacccggaaaaactgatcatccaaCTCATTGATGgatgttttattacaaccaaacgctgaacaagacttttttaggcgaccacaatgttacaattaactttggtgaactgaaaacactgtgaaatagcagcagctactcCCATACGCAATGGTTACGTTACGTAAGCATCGTTGTCGCTGTGGtggcaacttgtcaatcacaacgtagccacgccctaaagtATAcactgctttattgtctattttactctatatggggccataatttacaaaatgaacattatgccgtattgaagaagacttgaaactagcaattgagaccatagACTCACtgggaaacagtttactgaggtaataaatcaaaaaactagggtcattttctcatagacttccatacaatcggacttctttttgcagccagtggagtcacTCTCCCATGGCTattagatagaatgcaggtttttggcacttctgcattggctttattttccccagaggttgccgcttgatTATAGAcctaaatgataaaaatgtttttcactaCAGTGACCAAAGAGTTAAAGAGAAAAGTTGGCAACACCTTGTAGTTATTTTGTTAAATTGCACTTTCAATGTGACTTCCCATTTAAAACGTGTTTTATTTAGCTTCTGCACATGacagtttacagtttaataTCACAGATTTTTACAAAACTTCATACATTTCCAGAATAATAATTATTTAGCCATAACTCGTATCAAAAATAGATTTGTCAGTATACGTACTACCTATAATTTAAgtgatatttaaaacatttggatatttcacttgttttcaaATGGACCAAAAAGTTGCTTCTTTCAGACAAAGaggtactgtatatgttttagTCCCACGGACTCTGACAGTCCTTTGAGTACATCAGAGACTTAAGCTACAGTTAAGTGTCTGCTCAATCTCGTCCAGTCTCTTCTCCAGCTTTTCTGTCATGGAGTTGAGCTGTACAGCCTTCAGCATCTCCGGCAATTTTTTCAGCTCCTCTACTGAAGCCTTATCCAACCACTCTCTGATTTCATCCAAGAGAGGACCTTTGTGTTGAGGCAGAGTCTCCTCTCCTGACTTACGGATGTACCTGTCAGAGGGAAGTTATGCTTAATGTGCGTCTGTGTTTTAAGTGAACTGACAGATGAAAAGGGTAGTTAAGAAGATGCAAGAACAGGAAAGGAGGGGTGATTCAAACATGAATTCAGGCAAGCCTTGGACGGGTTTTTGGACCCTTTACAGGGAGTATAAGACTGTTGGCTCACCTTGCAACAAATTTCCTCAGTTTCCCCGCACGCGGCGTCCTGTGCATACTAAATAATCTTGCGTAGAATTTTCTGGGCGTTTCACCTGGAGAGGAAAATCAATAAACTCCATGAGTCTAAATTctagactttgctttatttgtcGCGCCAAAAATGTATCCAAAATTGACCAAATTGCCTTGTGGACTTTGGACTCTGTTTGGCGAGTAAAAAGTAACGGTACAAGGTGACAGACTTACCTCCATTTGCAAAATCCTCGCAGGAGCCACATAATGTGTTGTGGTAAATTGAACCGGGGAGGAGCACAGTCTGCCCGCAGGGGCATTCCTGCTGTTTTACGCATGACTCCGTGGCGGAGGATGAGCTGGAGAAGTAGCCATCGGGACACTTTTCACAGACAGTGTCCAGCTCAGAAGTACCTGAAGGAGACAACGATTCATTTTGGTTAATTACAGCCTTTTAAGTCACCGCAATGCCCCTGGAGATCCCATGCGTCGTGCGTGGAGGTGCCCTGCACTTCTTTAATTTGGAAACCAGTTATTGCTGATTCTCATATAAATCATTGAGTGATTGGTGCATTGTTTATAATGATGCTACTTATATAAAGGCTCACAAATTTAGACACTCATGCGCCCTTAGGATGTACATGCACTGAGAAAATATCCATCTGAACAAAACTTAATCAATCACACTAAACCATACAtatggaagaaagaaaaacaggtaCATATTAGGGCTTTTATGAAATATCTTTCAACATGCAATAAATCACAGTGATAGAAACAAATCTATGACAGAAACATATATTTTCCTGATCCCTTACCTTTCGTTTTAACGCCTTCTCCGGGTTCGCACTCTGAGTGTGCCATACAGAAGTCATTGAACAAGTAGAAGCCCTCTTTGCACCGACAGACTCTGTCGCTTACCGATGAGCACTCTCTCTCAACCTCCTGGTTCCCATTGCAGAGGTTCTTGCAGTACAGACACTTGGGCAGGTAGTTCCACAGGTCGGTGAAGTGGTTTTCTCTGCACGGCAAGCACTGGGTGGGCTTGGTGGCGGTGCAGTGCGCGGCCATGTGTGTGCCTGGTGGGCACTTGTCGCAGCGGAGGATTTTCCCAGTTAACGGGTCTTGATGCTCATACGTGGGAGGTGATTCCACCGCAGAGACACCGCAGAGGACAGCAGGGAGCAGGAACAGTACCGGTAAGAACAGCTGAGGAGAGAACCGTGATATCATtgttactactattactacaaCTGTAGGTTTGTTACTACCGTACCATAACATCTACTACTGCTTACTAATTCTGATATTCTTGTTTGCCACCTGTAAAACTAATATTGTTCCTGCTCTTTCTTATACTAATATCACAACTAAATCATATGAATGAAGAATGCCACAACAATGTAAAATGATACTAGAGATAAGAAATATTATGTGACTTTAAATGTGCCACATAATAGTTAACAAATTCTCTAAAGTACTATAAAGTCATAACAACTCATTGATAGTGATACTACATTACACATTTAACAACTAAATGAGCTCATGGTATCACGTTATACAGATGATCATTTGAGTTAATATAACCTCAACATCTTCAACAGCTGTAATTTGATATATATTTGGGTCATACTCTATTTGGATTGTCCAGTAACTAGTACCCTGCCAGTGAGTTTGttcaacacattttctgtgtgaATCTTAGCAACATAATTGtggaaaatattgtaaatatgctaattataaaaaaaaaatgcacatataaGGAATACATTAATTGGATCACTATAAATGATTGTGACAGACATCATTTTAGAGCAGCACCATTTGATGctaatactgtaaataactgtttatatcaaacaacaatttttcaatattttttatcaatacacagcagCTGCCTTGCAACATTCTCATCAatacacagagaaaataaaataatatttcatttgcttatttctctgtaggaCACATGTTTCTATTTGAGTCTGTTCAGCTACAAATATGAACCAgttatatatgaataaaaacacatactgtatatacagtgcTGGCATCAGGTCTAAGacaaatacaatatgaaatcTGTTACAAGTGTCTGATGGGAGTGATCAAGTTTTAGTTAATTTCCCATTAGACCAATTaataaaaagacacaataatTTCTCATCTCAATCATACAGATTCTTAAGATATTTTCTAATAATAAGATATTTACCCTTTGTTGACATGCAGTTAGATTGCTTGAGAATTtgcataaaatctaaaaaaaaaaaaaatagtatccAAACTATGACTGCCCCTGTATTTGATTCAAACTTCATTAAATCctctattattttttatcaaacatCATCTAAAGTCTCTACACTCTGTAATCTTGAACAGAATATTGTTGTACAGAACACTCACCATGCTGATGTCGTGTATGCCGTCACTTCTGTCAAAGACGGTTTGACAGCAGGATCTGTCTCCAATTTATAGCTCACACAGAGGAACTGTATTTGAGTGGGTGTTTGCggataatgtactgtataaccTCTATTTAAAAGGTCAAACCACTTCCACCTCTTTAGTAAAGTTATGTTTTGGGCATGAAAG
The sequence above is drawn from the Thunnus maccoyii chromosome 10, fThuMac1.1, whole genome shotgun sequence genome and encodes:
- the LOC121904885 gene encoding tumor necrosis factor receptor superfamily member 6B-like; amino-acid sequence: MLFLPVLFLLPAVLCGVSAVESPPTYEHQDPLTGKILRCDKCPPGTHMAAHCTATKPTQCLPCRENHFTDLWNYLPKCLYCKNLCNGNQEVERECSSVSDRVCRCKEGFYLFNDFCMAHSECEPGEGVKTKGTSELDTVCEKCPDGYFSSSSSATESCVKQQECPCGQTVLLPGSIYHNTLCGSCEDFANGGETPRKFYARLFSMHRTPRAGKLRKFVARYIRKSGEETLPQHKGPLLDEIREWLDKASVEELKKLPEMLKAVQLNSMTEKLEKRLDEIEQTLNCSLSL